The following nucleotide sequence is from Deltaproteobacteria bacterium.
GATGAGGTTTTCGCGGACCAGAAGCTCGCCGAGACGTCCAGCCATGCCTTGCACCCCTCGCCGTTGAGGGTTTCGAGTCTAGGCGAGACTCGCAGGCAAAGCGAGAAAGCAGGCGATTCCTTTGGGGGTTTTTTGGGTCGGAAGTGCTCCGCGGTGCTACACGCCGAGCAGTCTCCGAGCCTGCATGACGTCCTGCGTTATCTGCGCCTTCAACGCCTCGATTCCCGGGAACCGCCGCTCCTCGCGGAGCCGGTGCACGAACTCCACGCGCAACCGCCGTCCATAGATGTCGTGCGCGAAGTCGAGCAGGTGGACTTCCAGCGACAGCGGCGGCTGCCCCGCGGCGCCGGCCAGTGCGACATCGGGACGAAACGTGGGATTGAGTCCGAGGTTCGCCGCCCCGGGGATGGCGGTACCCTGCTGATCGAGCAGCCGCGCGCGCACCGCGTACACGCCCACTGCCGGAAGAAGCTCGTTGGTCGTGCGGATGTTCGCGGTGGGCCAGCCCAGCTTCCGGCCGCGGCCAACGCCGCGAACCACGTCGCCGTCCAGATCGAAGGGGCGTCCGAGCAGCATGTTTGCAGCCTCGACGCGTCCTTCGAGCACGAACTCGCGCACCTTGGTGCTCGAGCAGACGAGGCCGTTGACCGCCACCGGCGGCACCACGTGGAGGCGGACGCCGCGCCCGGCGAGGGAATCGCGCAGCGTGTCGGCCGTTCCGGCGCGCGCCTTCCCATAGGTGAAGTCGTGGCCGACGACGACTTCGGCGACGCCGGTGGCGACGACCATCTCCACGAACCGAAGCGGCGGCGTGGCCGCGAAATCCGCGTCGAACGGCTGCTCGACGAGATCGGTGATGCCGCAGGCTGCGATCAGCTCTCGCTTGCGCGGCCTCTCGCAGATGAGTGGCGGCGCGTAGGCGGGCGCAAGCAGCCGCGCCGGGTGCGGCTCGAACGTCAGCGCGCAGGCCGGACCCCGCGCGTCGCGCCGCGCTACCGCAAACAGCGCCTGGTGCCCGAGATGGACGCCGTCGAAGTTGCCGATCGCCACCGCGCTGCCTTTGAGCGCGCCGGTCGCCGCCGCCAGCCCGGGGTGGATGCGCATCGAGGTGGCTTGCGCGGTCAAGGCGAGCGACGCCTTGCACGTGGGGGAACGAGGTCCGCGGGTCCGAACGCGTCGGGGAGGAGGCCGGCGAGGGTTGTGGTGACGCTGCGGCCGCCACTTGCGGCGTAAATCACCGGTGTTCCAGGGGCGCAGAACTCGGCGAGCACCTGGCGGCAGCCGCCGCAGGGCGGCGCGGGCCGTCCTTGGCCGGCGACGACCGCAACCGCGTCGATGCTGCCGAACCCCCCGGCCACCGCCATGGCCACCGCGTTGCGCTCGGCGCAGACGGAAAGTGGATACGAGCTGTTCTCCAGGTTGCCGGCGGCGAAGATCCGGCCACCCGCCAGGACGGCGGCGCCGACCTGGAACCCGGAATACGGCGCGTAGGCCCGCAGTCGCGCGCGTGTTGCGGCCCGCAGCAGCGCCGGCAGCCGGGAATGCGCTCCTTTCACGGAGCGAAGCATAGCGGAGCGCCCTGCGGCGGACAGTTTCATCGCAGCGCGCCGCGCGCGGGGACGGCCGCGAAAGCGCGGGGAACGAAGGCGCAGAGAAGATCGATGAACTTGCCCTCCGCCGCGCGCGCCACCTCCACCACTTCCTGGTGCGTCAATGGGTGCTGCGAGATGCCCGCGGCGAGATTGGTGATGCAGGAGATGCCAGCCACTGGAACACCCATGTGGGCGGCCGCGATCACCTCCGGAACGGTGCTCATACCGACTGCGTCCGCGCCGAGCGTCCGGGCCATGCGCACCTCGGCAGCCGTCTCGTAGCTTGGGCCGTTCATCTGGAGATAGACGCCGGCGCGCAGGGTCTGCCCGACGCTGCGGGCGGCCTCCTCCAGCGCGGTCGCCAGCCGCGCATCGTAGGCATGGGTGAGGTCGGGAAATCGGGGACCGAGCCGCTCTTCGTTTGCGCCGGTGAGCGGGTTGCGGCCGGTGAAGTTGATGTGATCGGTGATGCGCATCAGATCACCCGGGGCGAACGACGGATTGCAGCTGCCCGCCGCGTTGGTGACGATCAGCGCGCGCACCCCGAGTGCGCCGAGCACCCGCGCCGGGAGCGCGACCGTTGCGGCGTCATGCCCTTCGTACCCGTGGATGCGCCCTTGGAGGACGAGGATCGAAGTCGGTGCGAGCTTTCCATACACCATCCGGCCCTTGTGGCCGGGGACGGTCGCCGGCGGAAATCCAGGGAGTTCGGCGAACGGCAGCGCCCGGGCGTCCGTGAGAGCGTCGGCGAATGCCCCAAGTCCCGATCCGAGCACGACAGCGACCGGCGACTCTGTTTCGGGCAGGCGGAGCCCCTTCCGCGCGACGCGGGCGCAGTCGAGGGCCAGCTCGGTCCACGAGGGCATCGGGCGCTGCTCTACCACGCCCACCGGAAGGCGTCCGACATTCCACGTGTTAAACAGGACCCATGCAAGCATTGCTCGAGATGCTGAAGACCGGCGGCGCGGTGATGGTCGTCACCAAGCTGATCATCCTGGCCGGGTCGATAGCGGCGGTGATCATCGGCATCGAACGCGCCCTCTTCCTGCGCGGGTTCTCGGCGAAGGCGCGCGAGCTGCACGAGCAGATCGTGCGGGCCCTGCTCCGCGGGGAAGCCTCCATCGCGCTCCATGAGACCGATCGATCGCACATCGCCACCGTGGCGCTCTACCGGGCCGCCTTCGACCGCGCGAACCGGCAGGATCGGATCGCGGACGCCGTCGACCGGGCCCGCCGCGAGGTGATTCAGGCGCTCCGCGCTCCCTTGTGGGTCCTCGGGACGCTCGGGGCGACGATGCCCTTCGTCGGTCTGTTCGGCACGGTCGTCGGCATCCTGGGGTCGTTCCGGCAGATCGGGATGACGGGACAGAGCGGCTTCGCCGTGGTGGCGCCGGCCATCTCGGAGGCGCTGATCACCACCGCCGGCGGCATCGCGGTGGCGGTCGAGGCAGTGATCCTCTTCAACGTCTTCCAGGCCCGCATCTCGAAGGAGGCGTTCGACCTCACCCTGCGCGCCGATGAGCTGACGGAAGTGGTGATCGACCACGCCGCGGACATCTCGGCCGCGATGCAAGCTCCTCGCCCGGCCCACGCGCCCCAGCCGGAGACGCGCGCGGCCATCGCCCAGAGTCACGCCTGAATGGCCTTCGCCGGACCTAGGCGCTCGCACCACCAGGACGAGGAGGAGTTCGGTCCCTCGGTCTTCAGCGAGATCAACATCACGCCGCTGACCGACATCTTCCTCGTGCTCCTCATCATCTTCATGGTCGGCAGCAGCATCGTGGTCGAGCAGGCGCAAGGCGGCG
It contains:
- the ribF gene encoding riboflavin biosynthesis protein RibF, with translation MRIHPGLAAATGALKGSAVAIGNFDGVHLGHQALFAVARRDARGPACALTFEPHPARLLAPAYAPPLICERPRKRELIAACGITDLVEQPFDADFAATPPLRFVEMVVATGVAEVVVGHDFTYGKARAGTADTLRDSLAGRGVRLHVVPPVAVNGLVCSSTKVREFVLEGRVEAANMLLGRPFDLDGDVVRGVGRGRKLGWPTANIRTTNELLPAVGVYAVRARLLDQQGTAIPGAANLGLNPTFRPDVALAGAAGQPPLSLEVHLLDFAHDIYGRRLRVEFVHRLREERRFPGIEALKAQITQDVMQARRLLGV
- a CDS encoding cytidine deaminase, with the protein product MLRSVKGAHSRLPALLRAATRARLRAYAPYSGFQVGAAVLAGGRIFAAGNLENSSYPLSVCAERNAVAMAVAGGFGSIDAVAVVAGQGRPAPPCGGCRQVLAEFCAPGTPVIYAASGGRSVTTTLAGLLPDAFGPADLVPPRARRRSP
- a CDS encoding purine-nucleoside phosphorylase, whose translation is MPSWTELALDCARVARKGLRLPETESPVAVVLGSGLGAFADALTDARALPFAELPGFPPATVPGHKGRMVYGKLAPTSILVLQGRIHGYEGHDAATVALPARVLGALGVRALIVTNAAGSCNPSFAPGDLMRITDHINFTGRNPLTGANEERLGPRFPDLTHAYDARLATALEEAARSVGQTLRAGVYLQMNGPSYETAAEVRMARTLGADAVGMSTVPEVIAAAHMGVPVAGISCITNLAAGISQHPLTHQEVVEVARAAEGKFIDLLCAFVPRAFAAVPARGALR
- a CDS encoding MotA/TolQ/ExbB proton channel family protein, whose translation is MQALLEMLKTGGAVMVVTKLIILAGSIAAVIIGIERALFLRGFSAKARELHEQIVRALLRGEASIALHETDRSHIATVALYRAAFDRANRQDRIADAVDRARREVIQALRAPLWVLGTLGATMPFVGLFGTVVGILGSFRQIGMTGQSGFAVVAPAISEALITTAGGIAVAVEAVILFNVFQARISKEAFDLTLRADELTEVVIDHAADISAAMQAPRPAHAPQPETRAAIAQSHA